A genomic segment from Ruegeria sp. TM1040 encodes:
- a CDS encoding penicillin-binding protein activator yields MFAVFNRARKIALTATAVVASAFVAACDPGALSGGGPTINTSKPVPVALLVPRGSAQHGDGVLAQSLENAARLAIADLNGVEVDLRVYDTAGNPETAAAVASQAVQDGARIILGPVYAEAANAAGIAAAKRGVNVLAFSNNASIAGGNVFVLGSTFENSANRLTQYAKRQGKNSMVVVSGNNAAGQAGRSAIQQAAVQSGMTITGNVSYELSQQGVINAIPTISQNVRQNKADVMFMTATTAGALPLLSQLLPEAGVTPEDVQYMGLTRWDIPAQTLELPGVQNGWFALPDPQKSASFRARYQSAYGAAPHPIGGLAYDGIAAIGALVSSGNSGALTGAALTQPAGFQGTGGIFRLRPDGTSERGLAIATIQDKKVVIIDPAPRSFPGAGS; encoded by the coding sequence ATGTTTGCTGTTTTCAATCGGGCCCGCAAGATTGCTTTGACCGCCACCGCAGTTGTTGCCTCTGCATTTGTCGCCGCCTGTGACCCCGGAGCATTGTCCGGCGGGGGGCCGACCATCAACACCTCCAAACCTGTGCCTGTCGCACTGCTGGTACCGCGCGGTTCGGCACAGCATGGTGATGGCGTTCTGGCCCAGAGCCTTGAAAATGCAGCCCGCCTCGCGATTGCGGATCTGAACGGCGTAGAGGTGGACCTGCGTGTCTATGACACAGCGGGCAACCCTGAAACCGCCGCTGCCGTTGCCTCGCAAGCGGTGCAGGACGGCGCGCGCATCATTCTTGGTCCGGTCTATGCCGAAGCCGCAAATGCCGCAGGGATTGCCGCCGCAAAGCGCGGTGTGAACGTGCTGGCCTTCTCCAACAATGCCTCGATCGCGGGCGGCAACGTGTTCGTTCTGGGCTCGACCTTTGAGAACTCCGCCAACCGCTTGACCCAATATGCCAAACGCCAGGGCAAGAACTCCATGGTGGTTGTGTCGGGCAATAATGCCGCCGGACAGGCCGGGCGTTCTGCCATTCAGCAGGCCGCCGTGCAGAGTGGCATGACCATTACGGGCAACGTCAGCTATGAGCTGTCGCAGCAGGGTGTGATCAACGCGATCCCGACCATTAGCCAGAATGTGCGTCAGAACAAAGCGGACGTGATGTTCATGACCGCGACCACCGCAGGCGCGCTGCCGCTGTTGTCGCAGCTGTTGCCCGAAGCCGGTGTCACGCCAGAAGACGTGCAGTACATGGGCCTGACCCGTTGGGACATCCCCGCGCAGACGCTTGAACTGCCCGGAGTTCAGAACGGCTGGTTCGCCCTGCCCGACCCACAGAAGTCTGCCTCTTTCCGTGCACGTTATCAATCCGCATATGGCGCGGCACCGCACCCGATCGGTGGTCTGGCCTATGACGGGATCGCCGCCATTGGCGCGCTGGTCAGCTCTGGCAACTCCGGGGCGCTCACCGGTGCGGCTCTGACACAACCCGCAGGTTTCCAGGGCACAGGGGGTATTTTCCGCCTGCGCCCGGATGGCACCAGTGAACGTGGTCTCGCCATCGCAACGATCCAGGACAAGAAAGTCGTCATCATTGACCCAGCGCCACGAAGCTTCCCCGGAGCCGGTTCCTGA
- the paaG gene encoding 2-(1,2-epoxy-1,2-dihydrophenyl)acetyl-CoA isomerase PaaG, protein MEQSILTQDHDTWCEITLNRPDRLNAFTDEMHLALRAALEEARDSGKRALLLTGAGRGFCAGQDLSARNPDAAGGPVDLGYTVRTFYAPLVNLIRSLEFPVVCAVNGVAAGAGANLSLAADIVLAAQSAKFIQSFAKVGLIPDTAGSYHLPRLLGEARAKALALTGEPLSAEQAADWGLIWKCVADEALMDEARTLTAKLADGPTLGLGLTKSLIQTSGAYTLAEQLEREADAMKTCGESADYAEGVRAFLEKRTPVFRGQ, encoded by the coding sequence ATGGAACAGAGCATTCTGACACAGGATCACGACACATGGTGCGAGATCACGCTGAACCGCCCGGATCGGCTCAATGCGTTTACCGATGAGATGCATCTGGCCCTGCGTGCCGCTTTGGAAGAGGCGCGCGACTCTGGAAAGCGGGCGTTGCTGCTCACGGGTGCTGGGCGCGGGTTTTGCGCGGGTCAGGATCTGTCGGCGCGCAATCCGGACGCGGCGGGAGGCCCCGTGGATTTGGGCTATACGGTGCGCACGTTTTATGCGCCACTCGTGAATCTGATCCGATCGCTGGAGTTTCCGGTCGTCTGCGCCGTCAATGGCGTTGCCGCAGGGGCAGGGGCGAACCTGTCGCTGGCCGCAGACATTGTGCTCGCTGCACAGAGCGCGAAGTTCATCCAGTCTTTTGCCAAGGTCGGCCTCATCCCCGACACCGCTGGCAGCTATCACCTGCCGCGCCTACTGGGCGAGGCCCGTGCCAAGGCTCTGGCCTTGACCGGAGAGCCTCTGAGTGCCGAACAGGCCGCGGATTGGGGACTCATTTGGAAATGCGTTGCGGATGAGGCGTTGATGGACGAGGCCCGCACCCTGACGGCAAAGCTCGCCGACGGGCCGACACTGGGGCTGGGGCTGACCAAATCTCTGATCCAGACCTCGGGTGCCTATACGCTTGCAGAGCAACTCGAGCGTGAGGCGGATGCGATGAAGACCTGTGGCGAGAGCGCGGATTACGCCGAAGGTGTGCGCGCCTTTCTGGAAAAACGAACGCCCGTGTTTCGGGGGCAATAA
- a CDS encoding [protein-PII] uridylyltransferase — translation MTQRHEASPEPVPEPTNTLDKTHPEPLGSLICDPSAIFDADAIRLRIKELAQDHQGAEFRAAVVALLREANKSGRSAIAEAFELQPFAARELARSYTYLTDGLVTSAQMAAVEVLHPIATPTTGERISVFAVGGYGRGEMAPFSDVDLLFLTPYKITAWAESVIESMLYILWDLRLKVGHSSRTIKDCIRLGSEDFTIRTAMLEHRFLAGHGPLAAELEARLAKDLFAKDSAEFIDAKLAERDARHLKQGERYMVEPNVKEGKGGLRDLQSLFWIAKYLYKVQDVAELVPLGLFRPEEFDFFAKAENFLWAVRAHLHLSAGRATEQLTFDMQVQVAERMGYEDTSGRRAVEVFMQDYFRHATQVGDVTRILLSKLEDSQLKSEPLLERIFRRKPRVKPGYRIHHNRLEIADPESFLEDKLNLLRMFEEALRTGLLLHPDSMRLVRANLHLIDDEMRNSPDAQRIFLDLLLKHGNPERVLRRMNELGVLSTLIPEFEPIVAMMQFNMYHSYTVDEHTIQVISNFSAIERGELENELPLSSSLIKQGVNRKVLIIAMLLHDIGKGRPQDHSILGAQIARKVAPRLGLNKSESETVEWLVRYHLLMSDTAQKRDIADPRTVRDFAKAVQTVKRLDLLLLLTVCDIRGVGPDTWNNWKAVLLRALYSQTRDAMENGLEAFNREHRGTEAKKRLRTALPDWEKAAVKRETARHYPPYWQGLHVTAHVDFAEMLREIDALDDPSAMLVRLHPDEDRDATRACFVMPDHPGIFARIAGALALVGANVVDARSYTTKDGFVTDAFWIQDADGHPFEASRLPRLRSMIEKTLRGEVIARDALKSRDKIKKRERAFRVPTHITFDNDGSDIYTIIEVDTRDRPGLLYDLARTLAASNVYIANAVIATYGEQVVDSFYVKDMFGLKYHSASKQQSLEKKLREAIVDGAKRADT, via the coding sequence TTGACCCAGCGCCACGAAGCTTCCCCGGAGCCGGTTCCTGAACCGACCAACACTCTCGACAAAACCCATCCTGAACCTCTGGGGTCGCTCATCTGCGACCCCAGTGCGATTTTCGATGCCGATGCAATTCGGCTTCGGATCAAGGAGTTGGCGCAGGACCATCAGGGCGCGGAGTTCCGTGCCGCTGTTGTTGCGCTCTTGCGAGAGGCCAACAAGTCCGGGCGCAGTGCAATTGCCGAGGCCTTTGAGCTGCAGCCCTTTGCGGCGCGCGAATTGGCGCGGTCTTATACCTATCTGACGGATGGGCTGGTCACATCAGCACAGATGGCCGCTGTTGAGGTGCTGCACCCCATTGCCACCCCCACCACGGGCGAACGGATTTCCGTCTTTGCCGTGGGCGGCTATGGCCGCGGTGAGATGGCGCCGTTTTCCGACGTCGACCTCTTGTTCCTCACCCCCTACAAGATCACCGCATGGGCCGAGAGCGTGATCGAATCCATGCTTTACATCCTGTGGGACCTGCGCCTGAAGGTCGGCCATTCCAGCAGGACGATCAAAGACTGCATCCGGCTCGGCTCTGAGGATTTCACCATCCGCACCGCCATGCTTGAGCACCGCTTTCTGGCCGGTCACGGACCGCTTGCAGCCGAACTCGAAGCGCGGCTGGCGAAGGATCTCTTCGCCAAGGATTCTGCCGAGTTCATCGATGCCAAGCTGGCGGAGCGTGATGCGCGCCACCTCAAGCAGGGTGAGCGCTACATGGTCGAGCCCAACGTGAAAGAAGGCAAGGGCGGCCTGCGCGATTTGCAATCGCTCTTCTGGATCGCCAAGTATCTCTACAAGGTGCAGGACGTGGCCGAGCTGGTGCCACTAGGCCTGTTTCGCCCCGAAGAGTTCGACTTCTTTGCCAAGGCCGAGAATTTTCTCTGGGCGGTACGCGCCCATCTGCACCTCAGTGCGGGGCGTGCCACCGAACAGCTGACCTTTGACATGCAGGTGCAGGTCGCCGAACGCATGGGTTATGAGGACACCTCTGGCCGGCGCGCAGTCGAGGTCTTTATGCAGGACTATTTTCGCCACGCCACGCAGGTGGGCGATGTCACCCGCATCCTGCTCTCGAAACTGGAAGACAGCCAGCTGAAGAGCGAGCCGCTGCTAGAGCGTATTTTCCGACGCAAGCCGCGCGTGAAACCGGGCTATCGGATTCACCACAACCGGCTCGAGATCGCGGACCCTGAGAGTTTTCTTGAGGACAAGCTGAACCTCCTGCGCATGTTCGAAGAAGCTTTGCGCACGGGGCTCCTGCTGCATCCTGACAGTATGCGACTGGTGCGGGCCAATCTGCATCTCATCGACGACGAGATGCGCAACTCTCCGGATGCTCAGCGGATCTTCCTCGACCTTCTTCTGAAACACGGCAACCCGGAACGCGTTCTGCGGCGTATGAACGAACTGGGTGTCCTATCGACCCTGATCCCGGAGTTTGAACCCATCGTGGCGATGATGCAGTTCAACATGTATCACTCCTACACGGTGGACGAGCACACGATTCAGGTGATCTCCAATTTCTCAGCCATTGAGCGGGGCGAACTTGAGAACGAGCTGCCGCTGTCGTCCTCACTGATCAAGCAAGGCGTTAATCGCAAGGTGCTGATCATCGCCATGCTGCTGCATGACATTGGCAAGGGACGCCCGCAGGACCACTCCATTCTTGGCGCGCAGATCGCCCGCAAGGTCGCGCCTCGGCTGGGGCTCAACAAATCCGAATCCGAGACGGTGGAATGGCTGGTGCGCTATCACCTCCTGATGTCGGATACGGCACAGAAACGCGACATTGCCGACCCGCGCACGGTGCGCGATTTTGCTAAGGCGGTGCAGACGGTCAAACGGCTGGATCTCTTGTTGCTGCTCACGGTCTGCGACATTCGCGGCGTCGGCCCTGATACCTGGAACAACTGGAAAGCGGTTCTCTTGCGCGCGCTTTACAGCCAGACACGCGACGCGATGGAAAACGGGCTTGAGGCATTTAACCGCGAGCACCGCGGCACCGAGGCCAAGAAACGCCTGCGCACGGCCCTGCCCGACTGGGAAAAGGCCGCTGTCAAACGCGAAACCGCCCGCCATTATCCGCCCTATTGGCAGGGGTTGCATGTCACCGCGCATGTGGATTTTGCCGAAATGCTGCGCGAGATCGACGCGCTGGATGATCCATCGGCCATGCTGGTGCGCCTGCATCCGGATGAAGACCGTGATGCCACCCGCGCCTGTTTCGTGATGCCGGATCATCCTGGAATCTTCGCGCGGATAGCGGGCGCACTGGCGCTTGTCGGCGCCAATGTGGTCGACGCGCGCAGTTACACAACGAAGGATGGCTTTGTGACCGATGCCTTCTGGATTCAGGATGCAGACGGTCACCCGTTCGAGGCCTCCCGCCTCCCGCGCCTGCGCAGCATGATCGAAAAGACACTGCGTGGCGAAGTGATCGCCCGCGATGCGCTGAAATCGCGTGACAAGATCAAAAAGCGCGAACGCGCCTTCCGTGTGCCGACCCATATCACCTTTGATAACGATGGCTCCGATATTTACACCATTATCGAAGTGGACACCCGCGATCGCCCCGGCCTGCTCTATGATCTGGCGCGCACGCTTGCGGCCTCGAATGTCTATATTGCCAATGCGGTGATCGCGACCTACGGCGAGCAGGTGGTAGACAGCTTCTATGTGAAAGACATGTTTGGCTTGAAATATCACTCGGCCTCCAAGCAACAGTCGCTGGAGAAAAAGCTGCGCGAAGCCATCGTAGACGGTGCAAAACGGGCGGATACATGA
- a CDS encoding rhomboid family intramembrane serine protease, with the protein MQDQNQSPFNALPPVVVALVIVIIGIEAMFSFGARGYIGGPEAVGWRLNALQEYGFGAQYFWWMWENGTWPFDLLKRFVTYAFVHGAFTQAVFVCVFLLAMGKMVGEAMGEIAVVLIFIGSAIGGALAYALLVGGNVALFGGFPAVYGLIGGFTHLLWLSLATVGAQQYRAFTLIAFLMGVQLLFGLIFGGSPEWVADLAGFVTGFVMSFFLVPGGWARILQKLRQDR; encoded by the coding sequence ATGCAAGATCAGAACCAATCTCCTTTTAACGCCCTGCCGCCAGTGGTGGTGGCTTTGGTGATCGTGATCATCGGTATCGAGGCAATGTTTTCCTTCGGCGCCCGCGGCTACATCGGTGGCCCGGAGGCGGTGGGCTGGCGGCTGAACGCCCTGCAGGAATACGGTTTTGGCGCGCAGTATTTCTGGTGGATGTGGGAAAACGGCACCTGGCCCTTTGATCTGCTGAAGCGTTTTGTCACCTACGCCTTTGTGCACGGGGCCTTTACCCAGGCAGTTTTTGTCTGCGTGTTCCTTCTGGCCATGGGCAAGATGGTAGGCGAAGCCATGGGTGAGATCGCCGTGGTGCTCATCTTTATCGGCTCTGCCATCGGAGGGGCCTTGGCCTATGCGCTGCTGGTCGGCGGCAATGTGGCCCTGTTCGGGGGCTTTCCGGCGGTCTACGGGTTGATCGGCGGCTTTACCCATCTTTTGTGGCTATCACTTGCGACCGTCGGCGCGCAGCAATACCGCGCCTTCACGCTCATTGCGTTCTTGATGGGGGTGCAGTTGCTCTTTGGTCTGATTTTTGGCGGCAGCCCGGAGTGGGTTGCCGATCTTGCGGGCTTTGTCACCGGGTTTGTGATGTCGTTCTTTCTGGTGCCCGGTGGTTGGGCCCGCATCCTGCAGAAACTGCGTCAGGACCGGTGA
- a CDS encoding TetR/AcrR family transcriptional regulator has translation MARTIAKDHDQKRAQILAASARLFAEEGYDRASMTQIARACGISKANIYHYYEGKDALLFDLLDSYLRGLRDRVCGLELSDPDPVVRLRLILTEVLLAYEGADHEHKVQLNAMSALPEPQQEHLRAYQREMVKFMSAAIRDAAPDTLAADKDKLRAVTMSVFGMLNWHYMWNAGADTEDRKGYADVVARLTLHGVSGL, from the coding sequence TTGGCCCGGACGATTGCCAAAGACCACGATCAAAAGCGCGCGCAGATCCTCGCGGCATCGGCGCGCCTTTTTGCCGAGGAAGGCTATGACCGGGCCTCGATGACGCAGATCGCGCGGGCCTGCGGGATCTCCAAGGCCAATATCTATCACTACTACGAGGGCAAGGACGCGCTGCTCTTTGACCTTCTCGACAGCTATTTGCGCGGGCTCAGGGACCGGGTCTGCGGTCTTGAGCTGAGCGATCCGGACCCGGTTGTGCGCCTGCGCCTTATCCTGACCGAGGTACTTTTGGCCTATGAGGGCGCCGATCACGAACACAAGGTGCAGCTCAATGCGATGTCAGCGCTGCCGGAGCCACAACAGGAGCATCTGCGCGCGTATCAGCGTGAAATGGTAAAATTCATGAGCGCTGCGATCCGCGATGCGGCGCCTGATACTTTGGCTGCGGACAAGGACAAGCTGCGCGCGGTGACGATGTCTGTGTTTGGGATGCTGAACTGGCACTACATGTGGAATGCGGGCGCAGATACCGAGGACCGCAAAGGCTATGCCGATGTGGTTGCGCGCCTCACGCTTCACGGCGTCTCCGGGCTTTAG
- the paaI gene encoding hydroxyphenylacetyl-CoA thioesterase PaaI, which produces MSLTAQQRAEKSAQAMWADDQASKWAGMGIERVDEGSAALALTVEAHHCNGHGICHGGVIFMLADSAFAFACNSRNQATVAQHNMISFIAPGRKGDRLLAEAREVSLTGRSGIYDVSVKNQDGQLIAEMRGCSRAIKGHLFEE; this is translated from the coding sequence ATGTCATTGACCGCACAACAACGGGCAGAGAAATCCGCACAGGCCATGTGGGCCGACGATCAGGCGTCCAAATGGGCCGGCATGGGCATCGAACGTGTCGACGAGGGCAGTGCCGCGCTGGCCCTGACCGTCGAAGCGCATCACTGCAACGGCCATGGGATCTGCCATGGCGGCGTGATCTTCATGCTCGCCGACAGCGCCTTTGCCTTTGCCTGTAACAGCCGCAACCAGGCGACGGTGGCGCAGCACAATATGATCAGCTTTATCGCGCCAGGTCGCAAAGGCGACAGGCTACTGGCCGAGGCGCGTGAGGTTTCTCTGACCGGGCGCAGCGGCATCTATGACGTGAGCGTCAAGAATCAGGACGGGCAGCTGATTGCAGAGATGCGTGGCTGCTCGCGCGCGATCAAGGGACACCTCTTCGAGGAATGA
- a CDS encoding glycine zipper 2TM domain-containing protein, protein MSKTSGLLATLFAASVLVAGCSDNQDINAVSGALAGAAVGNQVGSGSGKVAATLIGGAVGAQIGANAPRQCTYRNSAGQTYKAACPS, encoded by the coding sequence ATGTCCAAGACGTCAGGACTCTTAGCGACACTCTTTGCGGCGAGCGTGCTTGTGGCGGGGTGCAGCGACAATCAAGACATCAACGCTGTGAGTGGCGCTCTCGCGGGTGCGGCTGTAGGCAACCAGGTTGGCTCTGGCAGCGGCAAGGTAGCCGCCACGCTGATCGGTGGTGCGGTCGGCGCGCAGATCGGTGCCAATGCGCCGCGTCAATGTACCTATCGCAACAGCGCCGGGCAGACCTACAAGGCCGCGTGCCCGTCGTAA
- the paaK gene encoding phenylacetate--CoA ligase PaaK, giving the protein MLDLTPNRDELDPIEIASIDEIRSLQLERLKWSLRHAYDNVAMYKARFDAAGVHPDDLQELSDLAKFPFTTKGDLRDAYPFGMFAVPREQILRLHASSGTTGKPTVVGYTRKDIDTWADLLARSLRASGLRRGDMVHNAYGYGLFTGGLGAHYGIERLGATVVPMSGGQTEKQVTLIEDFRPDGIMVTPSYMLNILEQYHRMGIDPRSSSLKVGVFGAEPWTDAMRREVEAAFDMHAVDIYGLSEIMGPGVANECVETKDGPVIWEDHFLPEIIDPETGAVLPDGELGELVFTTLTKEGLPMVRYRTRDLTRLLPGTARSMRRMAKITGRSDDMIILRGVNVFPSQIEEQMLTVEALAPYYQIELYSKGRMDAMRIHVEVLPAATAPEQREACTKQLAKRIKDIVGISAEISVGEPGSVERSQGKARRVVDNRNKG; this is encoded by the coding sequence ATGCTTGATTTGACACCAAACCGGGACGAATTGGATCCGATCGAGATCGCGTCCATCGACGAGATCCGCAGCCTGCAATTGGAGCGCCTGAAATGGTCGCTGCGCCACGCCTATGACAATGTGGCGATGTATAAGGCGCGGTTTGATGCAGCGGGCGTCCACCCCGACGACCTGCAGGAGCTGTCGGATCTCGCAAAGTTCCCCTTCACCACCAAAGGTGATCTGCGCGATGCCTATCCTTTTGGGATGTTTGCGGTCCCGCGCGAACAGATCCTCCGGCTGCATGCGTCTTCTGGCACCACGGGCAAGCCGACCGTGGTGGGGTACACGCGAAAGGACATCGACACTTGGGCGGACCTCTTGGCGCGGTCCTTGCGCGCCTCCGGCCTGCGGCGCGGCGATATGGTGCATAACGCCTATGGCTACGGGCTGTTCACTGGCGGGCTTGGCGCACATTACGGCATTGAGCGCCTCGGCGCGACGGTGGTGCCGATGTCGGGCGGCCAGACCGAAAAGCAAGTGACGCTGATTGAGGATTTCCGCCCCGACGGCATCATGGTGACGCCGTCCTACATGCTGAACATCCTCGAGCAATATCACCGCATGGGGATCGATCCGCGTAGCTCTTCGCTGAAGGTTGGCGTCTTTGGCGCGGAACCCTGGACCGATGCGATGCGCCGCGAGGTCGAGGCGGCCTTTGATATGCATGCGGTGGATATCTATGGTCTCTCGGAAATCATGGGGCCGGGTGTCGCCAATGAATGTGTGGAGACGAAGGACGGGCCGGTCATCTGGGAGGATCACTTCCTGCCGGAAATCATCGACCCCGAAACAGGCGCGGTGCTGCCCGATGGCGAGTTGGGCGAACTGGTCTTCACAACACTCACCAAGGAAGGCCTGCCGATGGTGCGCTACCGCACCCGCGACCTGACACGCCTGCTCCCGGGCACGGCGCGTTCAATGCGGCGGATGGCCAAGATCACCGGCCGGTCGGATGACATGATCATCCTGCGGGGCGTCAATGTGTTTCCCAGCCAGATCGAAGAGCAGATGCTCACGGTAGAGGCGCTCGCGCCCTACTATCAGATCGAGCTTTACAGCAAGGGCCGCATGGACGCGATGCGCATCCATGTCGAGGTCTTGCCAGCGGCCACCGCACCCGAACAACGCGAGGCCTGCACCAAGCAGCTGGCCAAGCGGATCAAGGATATCGTTGGCATCTCGGCAGAGATTTCGGTAGGCGAGCCCGGCAGTGTCGAACGCTCGCAGGGCAAGGCGCGCCGCGTCGTCGACAATCGCAACAAAGGATAA
- the murJ gene encoding murein biosynthesis integral membrane protein MurJ, whose amino-acid sequence MKPIKLMSGFLTVGFWTLASRVLGFLREILIAAYIGPGLLGDAFYAAFRLPNLFRRFFAEGAFNAAFVPMFAKRWEAGENPQGFAQDAFNLLAAAVLGLTALGMVFMPFLVWLTAGGFEGDARFDLTVGYGRIVFPYILCMSLAALFSGVLNATGRFAAAAAAPVLLNIFACAAMIAGALRGQAVIDWLVWVVPLAGIAQLALVWIAAARAGVSLRPGLPRLTPEMRQLVRVALPAALAMGVTQVNLVVGQAVASAYQGAVSWLSLADRLYQLPLGVVGIAVGIVLLPDLSRRLRAGDDEGARDAFSRAGEFSLLLTIPAAAALIAIPVPLVSVLYERGATGAEDVAAIAMAVAIYGAGLPAFVLQKVLQPLFFAREDTRSPFHYALVAMVVNAVLAVGLQPLVGWLAPAIAAPAAGWVMVLQLWLGSRRMGEAAQFDARFQRRCLRIVLASVAMGVVLLGAATILSDVLSLAYWRYLALLALIVVGAVAYFTIGQIIGAFRLSEFRSALRRGKA is encoded by the coding sequence ATGAAGCCGATCAAACTGATGTCCGGCTTTCTGACCGTCGGCTTCTGGACACTCGCAAGCCGGGTTCTCGGGTTTCTGCGCGAGATCCTGATTGCGGCCTATATCGGCCCCGGCTTGCTGGGGGATGCGTTCTATGCCGCCTTCCGCCTGCCCAATCTGTTTCGCCGGTTCTTTGCCGAGGGCGCATTCAACGCCGCCTTTGTGCCGATGTTTGCAAAACGCTGGGAAGCGGGCGAGAATCCGCAAGGGTTTGCGCAGGATGCATTTAACCTGCTTGCGGCAGCTGTCTTGGGGCTTACGGCCCTGGGCATGGTCTTCATGCCGTTTCTGGTTTGGTTGACCGCGGGCGGCTTTGAAGGCGATGCGCGGTTTGATCTGACGGTTGGCTATGGCCGGATCGTCTTCCCCTATATCCTCTGCATGTCGCTTGCTGCGTTGTTTTCAGGTGTCTTGAATGCCACCGGTCGTTTTGCCGCTGCAGCAGCGGCACCTGTACTTTTGAACATCTTTGCCTGCGCCGCCATGATTGCGGGAGCTTTGCGAGGTCAGGCCGTGATTGACTGGCTTGTCTGGGTGGTCCCGCTTGCAGGGATTGCTCAGCTGGCCTTGGTCTGGATCGCCGCCGCCCGCGCAGGGGTTTCCCTGCGCCCCGGGCTACCCCGCCTTACCCCCGAGATGAGACAATTGGTGCGCGTGGCGCTGCCCGCTGCCCTCGCGATGGGGGTCACGCAAGTCAACCTGGTGGTCGGGCAAGCCGTGGCCTCTGCTTATCAGGGCGCAGTGTCCTGGCTCTCGCTGGCGGATCGGCTCTATCAATTGCCACTTGGCGTGGTGGGGATCGCCGTTGGCATCGTGCTTTTGCCGGATCTGTCGCGCCGCTTGCGCGCAGGCGACGATGAAGGCGCGCGGGATGCGTTTTCGCGTGCCGGAGAGTTCTCTCTCTTGTTGACGATCCCCGCCGCCGCGGCGCTTATCGCTATCCCTGTGCCACTGGTCTCCGTGCTTTATGAACGCGGCGCAACCGGAGCGGAGGATGTAGCGGCGATTGCCATGGCTGTGGCGATATATGGCGCTGGCCTGCCGGCTTTCGTGCTGCAAAAGGTACTGCAACCGCTCTTTTTCGCCCGCGAGGACACACGCAGCCCGTTTCACTATGCTCTTGTGGCGATGGTGGTGAACGCAGTGCTTGCAGTGGGCCTGCAACCTCTTGTGGGCTGGCTTGCCCCCGCCATCGCCGCGCCGGCTGCAGGCTGGGTGATGGTGCTGCAACTCTGGCTTGGGTCGCGGCGCATGGGAGAGGCGGCGCAATTTGACGCGCGCTTCCAGCGACGTTGCCTGCGCATCGTGTTGGCCTCCGTTGCGATGGGCGTGGTGCTGCTGGGCGCTGCGACCATTCTGAGCGACGTGCTGTCGCTGGCGTATTGGCGTTACCTTGCGCTATTGGCGCTGATCGTGGTGGGCGCTGTGGCCTATTTCACCATTGGCCAGATCATCGGCGCATTCAGACTGTCGGAGTTCAGATCTGCCCTGCGGCGCGGCAAAGCCTGA
- the trpS gene encoding tryptophan--tRNA ligase — protein sequence MSETSFTPRVFSGIQPSGNLHLGNYLGALKRFVDWQSRDVESIYCMVDLHAITVWQDPADLKKATRELCAGFIAAGLDPEKSILINQSQVPEHAQLAWIFNCVARMGWMQRMTQWKDKAGKNQQNASLGLLAYPSLMAADILIYHATHVPVGEDQKQHLELTRDIATKFNHDYGVDFFPLTEPVIEGAATRVMSLRDGSKKMSKSDPSDASRINLTDDADTIAKKIRKAKTDPEALPSEAKGLEERPEARNLVNIYAAMADQTVDQVLADVGGKQFSEFKPMLADLAVERMAPITTEMARLMENQDEIDKILARGSERARAITAPILRKTYDIVGMVAPVEI from the coding sequence ATGAGCGAAACCAGCTTCACCCCGCGTGTCTTTTCAGGCATCCAGCCTTCGGGCAATCTGCATCTGGGGAATTACCTCGGTGCATTGAAGCGGTTCGTCGACTGGCAATCGCGGGACGTGGAGTCGATCTACTGCATGGTTGACCTTCATGCGATCACCGTCTGGCAAGACCCGGCAGACCTGAAGAAGGCCACGCGTGAGCTGTGCGCAGGCTTCATTGCCGCGGGGCTTGATCCGGAAAAATCCATCCTGATCAATCAGAGCCAGGTGCCGGAGCACGCGCAGCTTGCATGGATCTTCAACTGCGTCGCCCGCATGGGGTGGATGCAGCGGATGACCCAGTGGAAGGATAAGGCAGGTAAAAACCAGCAAAACGCCTCGCTGGGTCTGTTGGCCTATCCGTCCCTGATGGCCGCCGATATCCTGATCTACCACGCCACCCATGTGCCGGTGGGCGAGGACCAGAAACAGCACCTCGAGCTTACCCGCGACATCGCGACCAAGTTCAACCACGACTATGGCGTTGACTTCTTCCCGCTGACCGAGCCGGTGATCGAAGGCGCGGCCACCCGTGTCATGAGCCTGCGTGATGGCTCCAAGAAGATGTCGAAATCCGACCCTTCTGATGCGAGCCGGATCAATCTCACCGATGATGCGGACACCATCGCCAAGAAAATCCGCAAGGCCAAGACCGATCCCGAGGCCCTGCCCTCCGAGGCCAAAGGGCTTGAAGAGCGCCCCGAGGCACGCAACCTTGTGAACATCTACGCGGCGATGGCCGATCAGACGGTGGATCAGGTTCTTGCAGATGTGGGTGGCAAACAGTTCTCGGAATTCAAGCCGATGCTGGCCGATCTCGCGGTCGAGCGTATGGCGCCGATCACCACCGAGATGGCCCGTCTGATGGAAAACCAGGACGAGATCGACAAGATCCTCGCACGGGGATCAGAGCGTGCGCGCGCAATCACTGCACCGATCCTGCGTAAGACCTACGACATTGTGGGCATGGTCGCCCCGGTCGAGATTTGA